CAATGGATCACCACTTTGCGGCCGGCGTGGTGTACTCCGGCCGCGCGCGTGATTTTGCCCATGCTGATCCAGTTGTATAGCGTTTTGGGCGAAAGTCGCGCCCTGGCCGCCGTCTCGACCACTGTAAGATACTCGTGGTCGGAGATCGACGGTCCAGCAAAGCGGCCTGTTTCATGGTTGCCGTGGCTTTTCGATCCCTGCATCACCGTAGCTCCTCTCGACTTTGATTTTGTGGATGAACCATGCGATCGAAACTTGACGCTTCGAACGCATTGGGAGAACGTGAGCTATCCGGAATTAAGTTGCGAGGAGCGAACCGTCCCGCGAGAGACTCAAGCCCAGGTGTGGTCCAAATCGAAACTGACTGCTCGGCCGGCATGCGGTAAACTCCTCACCAACCACTCCGCATCCGCCACGTGCCTAGCGAACACCACTACAACATTTGGTGTCAACGCCTATATCAAGTCGAGTAGTACACTATGGATTGAGTAGTACACTACAAGGTACGGCACTGCACGATCGTCAGCAGTCTCGGGCCGCCAAGGGCATTTCCAGTTTTCGGCGTGATAAAAATCCTGCGGTACTGTACGGCATCGGTAAATTCTTAACGAACCTTCCCGACAATTTCGTTCCGATTTTTCCGAAGGGTGTATGGTCGGAGCAGAACCACTGCAGGAGTTCCGAGTCCAGTTTGCAGCTGCCGGATCATATATCGGCCTGAGCTCGCAACGCCTTTCAAAGGTACGGCTTTTTCATGAGCGTCCTGGCAGAGTTGCAGCTAAGCCAGTCACGTTCAGGGACGAATCACATCTGCTGTTGGAAACTCCTCTCCGAAGCTATGAAGCGGCGCTGGCGGAGCGGCGACTCGTAATACTAAGTGAAGACATCGGCCGGTGGGGCGTTCAAGGGATTGAGCGAGCATTTCGACCTTCGAACGCTTCCCGTGGTCGACTCACCGCGCGTCGTCCAATCGACCACGTCCCGAAGGATGCTATTTCCAGAAATTACCCCTCTTCGCGCAGAAAACCATACGCAAATCGACGCAGAACGGATCATTCAATTTAAGTGCTGTCT
This sequence is a window from Candidatus Binataceae bacterium. Protein-coding genes within it:
- a CDS encoding helix-turn-helix domain-containing protein, translated to MQGSKSHGNHETGRFAGPSISDHEYLTVVETAARARLSPKTLYNWISMGKITRAAGVHHAGRKVVIHWSTFEAMVLRGGDLLG